The sequence below is a genomic window from Bdellovibrio bacteriovorus.
TAAATCGCGGTGTACGTTGTAAAGCCTATACAGATCAACTGCCCCCACCACCGCAGCTTTTTCCACAACGGAAGGAAGAACGGAATCCATAATAAAGCGATCCCATAGAACCCCAGAATTTCTGAATAAACGGCGAAGGCGCGATACAAAAGAACGTCGAGGATTTCCTGACGTTCATACAAAGAAAACATTTCGACGATACATAGAACCTTATACCAAAAAAGAATTTTCAGCCCGCGAAAGAACAACCTCTTTCTTTTTTGGGGCCAGTCTTCGCGATCCACGGCCGGAACAAATGCCACTGCCAAAGTGATTCCGAAAACCAGAAAAAAACACGTGGAAGCTCCTTTCGTTAAAAGATGAATTGGAACGAGCCCCCATGAGGGGAACTCTTCGAATGGAACAAGCCCTTTAATCCCATGACTTAGGATCATAAGAACGACCGCAATTCCTCGTGCTAAATCAATGGCTCTGATTCTTTCCACAGGATATTTTCGCTACTCATTGTCCTCAGAAGTAGCTGTTTTCCAGCAGAAACAACCACTTAGCTGTGACGCAATGGACCGAGGGTGGAGCTTGAGGCAAGATTCTATCTATCGTATAAAACCAACATGTTGAAAAAAGAAATTGCCCGCCTTCTTACTGGTTTTCGACAATTCAAAGAAAAATTCTATGCAGGGGAAGACTCTGTTTACAGCAAACTGCAAAATGTCCAAAATCCTAAGACGTTGATCATCGGATGTTCGGACTCACGCGTGGATCCTGCGATTCTTTCATCGGCAGGACCAGGCGAACTTTTTGTGGTTCGTAACGTCGCGAATCTTGTTCCTCCTTGTGATCCCGATGGCGGTCGTCACGGTGTGAGTGCGGCGATTGAGTTTGCAGTCGTCAATTTGCGCGTAGAAACGGTGATCATTCTTGGGCATAGTCAGTGCGGCGGCATTCGCGCCCTTTTAAATCCGGAAAACATCATAGCGGGTGGCTTCCTTCACCAATGGGTGAAGATTGCGGAGCCGGCGAAAAAGCGTGCTATTGCCTTGGCTTCTTCCGATGACTCCGTTCCTTTGTGGAGACTGTGCGAGCACGAAAGTATTCGCACATCGCTAGAGAATCTCAAATCCTTCCCCTTCGTGGCGGAGGCCATTGAAACACGTGGTTTGACACTGTTAGGGATTTACTTCGATATCGAAAAAGGTGAGCTCTTAGAGTTCAACGAAAAAACGGAATCCTTCACCCCGATTCCTTATTAAAATCTGGATTGTAACAAAGGCTCTGCAAAGAGCCTTTTTCATTTGCGAACCTACAAATTTACAAGGCCTCTTCCTCGCGAGATACTGACGGCATCGGAGGACGCATGCCTGAAGAAAAAGATAAGAACCGAAAAGATGTTCCTGCACCCTTTAAGTTTTTTCTGGCTCACTCTGTTTGGCTATTTATTATCGGAATTATTCTGGCGGTCGCCGCATACTATAGCTTCTTCAAAAGCTAGAACAAAGAATCCGTCCCTTTTCAAGGACGGACCTTCTTTTATTCCCATTACATAGTCTGATTTGTGGGGGCCATTTTTTGCTGAATCTCTTGAGCTTTCGTCAAGTGCTCTTGCACGTGCGTTTTTGTCTCTTCCAAGAAAGTTTTCAACTTTGGATCTTGCGCTGAAGGAATCAAACTTGAATCCAACTCTGTCAAAAGAGTTTGATGCATTTCGATTTGTTGAGTGATGTAAGTCTTATCGAAGTTTTCATCCTTCATTTTTTTAAGACCGCTCAACTTATTCTTCGCGTCTTTTTCCATCTCTTTACTTTTTGCGCTGGATTTCATTTTAATCTTAGAGTCTTTAGAGACGGACTTTCCTTCTTTTTTATTTTTCTTATGCTCATCCATCATATGCTTAGCAAAGTCTTTCACTTCGGAATTCTTCGCTTTATCTTCAGCCACATCGCCCGCATCGATTTCCGCTTCATTTGCCACTTTCATGATTTCCATGATCTCACCGTCGGTATAAGTCGCCGCATGCGCTGTTGCGAAAGTGAATGAAGTCGCTAGCAATAAAGCCGATACACATTGTTTTGTATTCATGAGTTCTCCTTGTTGGTTTTTGTTAGTGGTCCCATGCTCAAGGTTTCGTTAAAGAAGCTCAATTGACAAAAAAGTAACGTGTTAATTAACGGTGGGCCGAATCTTGCATCGATTCAAAGCATGAGCACACTAAAAGGACTATTCATACTATCATTGGGTGTTTGTTTGGGGGCCGCAGCCTCGATGACGATGGCTAAAAAAGCGACTTTGAGCAAACGAAGAGAAGCATTTCGCGATGAGGACGAATATGACGAGGTCAACGAAAGTTCGATGGAGTCATTTCCGGCCAGTGATCCTCCGGCATGGAGCAAGACTCCCAAAAATCCTGACGAATATCACTGAGGCGTCGGTGATTTGACGGGGCGAAATGTCCACTCGACCTGGGGCAAAATAAAAAGGCTCTTGATTTCTCAAGAGCCCTTCTGACTTTTTGCATCTACTAAGGCTTATGCTTCGACTTCATCGCGATGTTTTTCACGACGGTCCCAGCGTGCAAAAAGACTGTACACACAAGGCACCACATAAAGAGTCAGGAACGTCGAAACAAAAACGCCCCCGATCACCGCGATGGCCATCGGTTGACGAGCTTCCGCTCCCGGTCCAAGACTGAGTGCTGCTGGCACCGCACCGGCAATGGTCGCAAATGAAGTCATCAAGATAGGACGCAGACGTGTCGGACAGGCTTCGATCAAAGCCTGATGAACCGAAACATGTTCGGTGTCGCGACGTTGATTCGTAAAGTCCACGAGCAAGATCGAGTTCTTTTTCACGATACCCATGAGCAAAATCAAACCAATCATACTAAAGATATTGAGCGACTGACCGCCGATCAAGAGCGCTAGGAAAGCACCCGAGAAGCTGAACGGCAACGCCATAAAGACTGTGATCGGATCAATAAAGCTATTGAACTGCGACGCAAGTACCATGTAGGCGACAACAAATCCCATGATCAAAGCAAAGATCAAGCTGATAAAGCTTTGCTGGAACTCTTCAGCCGACCCGCTGATTATGACTTTATATTCTTGCGGCAGAATTTTTCGAGCCGCCGCCATCGCTTGATCGGAAGCCTGCTGCTGACTGAGCCCCGGTCCCATATTTCCGTAAATGATGATCGAACGTTGACGATTCTTACGAGAAATCGTCGAAGCCACCGACGCTTCTTTGATATCAACAACATCCGCAATGGGCACAAGCTCGCCACGGTTGTTGCGGACCTTCAACTGACGAATGCGTTCGTGAGGTGCTTGTCCGTTTTCTGCCATCTTCACGCGAATATCATAGCGGTGGCCCCCTTTTTCGTAGCTGCCCACAACAACCCCACCCATCATCGCATTGAGGACTTCACCGATAGCGATAACACTCACGCCACGGTCGGAAGCCTTTTTGCGATTCGGGATGACTTGGATTTCTGGAGCACCGGCTTGATAGTCCGAACTTACGTCGGTCATGATTTTCTTATTCTTAAGCTCCTCAACGATGGTTTCTGAGTACTTACCCAACTCATTCCAGTTCGGCCCTTGAATACTGAATTCAACGGGGAAGCCCTTACCACCGCCCCCACCGAATCCTTGTGTCGATGGATCCTGCACCTGAGGCTTTGCCTCTGGAATGGTTTTATTAAGGTATTCACGCACCACTTCGATGAACTGCTGCTGTGAAAGCTCTTTTCCTTTTTCTGGATCCTTCCCACGCTCGCCTTTAGGCTTTAGGTCCACGAAAATGATCGCGTTATTCGCTTCACCACCCGTAAAACCACCCGCCGCAACGAATGTCGATTTCACTTCATTTCTTTTATGAAGGAAGTCCTCGATGATCTTTACTTTTTCATCTGTAAAAGAGATCGCCGACTTCGGCGGATTGCTGATTTGAATCATCAAAGAGCTTTGATCTTGGGCGGGCTGGAACTCCCCTTTGAGGAAAGCCACAGAGCCAAAACTTAGAACAAAGAAGATCAAAGAGGCGAAGATCACCTTCCAACGGTGATTCAAAGAGACCTTCAATGAGCGGGTGTAAAGATCATGCAGGCGTTGATAACCCGCTTCGAAAGTTCTGCCAATTTTAGTTGTTCTTTCACCCGACTCAACAAACTGCGACGCACGCATCGGAGTCAACGTCAGAGCTTCCAGAAGTGAAATCATCACCGCCGCACTCATCGTGACACCGAACTGGAATAAGAAGCGACCGATCAGACCTTCCATGAAGGCAATTGGTAAAAAGATCGCCACTAAAGACACAGAGGCCGCCATCGCCGCAAATGTGATTTCCCTAGCTCCGACAAGCGCCGCATCCTTTTTCTTTTTTCCCATCTCTAAGTGACGGATGATGTTTTCTAAGACCATGATCGCGTCGTCGACAACGATACCGATCGCCAAACTAAGTCCCATCAACGTGAAGATGTTCAGCGTAAAGCCCGCAAAATAAAGAATGATAAAACTTCCTAAAACGGAAGTCGGAATCGCCAACAAGACGTTGAACGTCGAAGACCAAGATCCTAAGAATAGCCAACACACTAAAGAAGTTAAAATTGCGGCCAAAATCAAAGTCAGAACCAATTCGTGAACGGACTCTTCAACGAACTTCGTTCCATCATAGTTCACGACAATTTGCATGCCCTCAGGCAAAGTCTTTTGAATCTCGACGATACGATCTTTCACCGCGTGAGCGACCGACACCGCATTTGATCCACGTTGTTTAACTACGCCAAGACCGACGGCAAACTTTCCATTGGCACGTGCAAACTGGACAACGTCGACGGTGCCTTCTTTAAAGTCAGCGACGCGCTCTAAAGGAATCGGACTGTAGTTGGGTCCCCCGCCGCGAGAATTCACTAGAATATTATGGAATTGATCTAGCTTTTTCGCTTCACCCAAGGTGCGCAGACTGTATTCCGTCTTATTATACTCTGCTCGACCCGCCGGTGGTTCTGCATGTTCGTTACGTAAGGTCGTGACGACATCGGAAACAGAAAGGGCATATTTATGCAAATCTTCATTACGCACCCACACGCGCAGGTTCGGCTCTAAATAACCAGGCATCCACAGATTTCCGACTCCAGGAACTGTGGTTAAGCGATCGCGAATCTGGTCGTTCACGTAAACCATCATATCCTGCAAAGGCATTTGGTTACTCGAAACCGACAGCCACATGATCGGGAAATCTTCCGGATTGATTTTCATCACGGTCGGAGGATCCATATCCTGAGGAAGGGCGCCTTGGATTTGCGCCATCTTCGCCTGTACGTCCTGGAAGGCCACATCAATATTGACCTCAAGATCAAACTCAATAGTGACGTCGGCCGTACTGTTTCGAGCAATCGACGTGATATTTTTCACTCCTTGAATACTGATCAAGGCATCTTCGATCGGATCGATCACATCGGCTTCCATCACTTCTGGTGCCGCCCCTTCGTATCGAACTGAAAGAGAGATGACTGGGAAGTCCACATCTGGAAGTTCACTGACCCCCATGCGCATAAAGCTGATCGCCCCGAATACGATCAAGCCAAACATCAACATCCAAGCAAATACGGGCTTACGGATTGATAAATCGGATAAAGTCATTGTCTAGTCTTCCTTCACTGCCGGCGCTATCATTTCAGCCGCGGCAATTTGCAAACGTACAAGTTCAGATTGAGCCGCAAAGCGCGCTTGGTCTAAAGCGCGCGAAGCCACGCGGAAATCCGTCAACGCGATTTGCACATCGACGTTACGGGACAGGCCGCGACGATAATCACGCTGAAGAACTTGGTAGTTCTTCTCGGACAGGCTGGTGGCTTTTTCTAAAGCCGCCACCTGATTTAAACGCGATTGATAATTTTCATAGTAGGCGCGAATCTCCTGATCCGCTTGGCGACGCAAACGGGTTAAAGTTAAATCCGCTTCAATTCTTCGAGAGGCGGCCTCGCGCACTTTGGCTTGAGTCGTGCCCCCTTCAAAAATCGGCAAGGTCAACGTAAACTGCACGTCCCACTTTAAGTCTTCACTGAATCCTTCAGGACGCTTCAGGTAATAATTCCCGGCAACATCCAAAGAAGGCCAGTGTCCACCTTTAGCGATTTTCACTTCTTCCTCGGCGGCAGTATACAATTCGCGCGCCGACTTCACGTCATAGCGTTCTTCAATCCGTTTCAAATAATAATCCAAAGAATTGATGCTCTTATTCTTCGTCAGCGCAGGGTCCGTTAAAGTCTCATTCGCTGGAAGGCCGGTGATAAACGCGAACAGTTCGCGGGCCATTTTTAGGTTTCCACTGACGATTTGCGATTCCGCTTTCAAGCCAGCCTGGCTGGATTGTGCCGTCAAAACCTCTGAAGAGTTGGATTCACCACGACGTACACGTCCGCTCAACTCAGACACACGTTCGTCATAGAGCTTGATTTGCACTTCCAGGTTTTTTAAATCCTGCTCAAGCGTTAGAATGTTCAGATAAGAATTTGCCACATCTTGATAAAGCTGCAAAAGGGCCTGATTGCGGGCCTCTTCCTGGGACTCTAAAAGATCTTTTTGCTGGCGAATCCCAGCAAACTCGCGCAGGCCGCGAAACAAAACTTGATTCGCAGAAAGCGCCACCGTTGTTTGTCGGTCCGGAAAGATCTCTTGGGCTAAAGGATCTTTGGCTTCCGGTTGCATGAAGTAAGTCGCTTTGGCCGAGATTTGTGGGTACAAACCGCCGCGCAATTGCGAAACACGTTCTTTCGCTTGCGTGACTTTTGCGTTTTGCAAGCCAACAGTTTCGTTCTTCTGTAAAGCTGACTGATAAGCTTCTTGAAGTGTGGCTGAAAATGCAGGGCTTATTGTTAAAAAAGGAATTATCAACGATAGAAGTGCATGTTTTGACATGGCCCCATTCTTACTTAGAGCTGGAATTTTTCAAAACAAAGATTTTTTATGGCCTCACTGCGGCACGCGGAGCGGATAAGCGGTCGACGACGAGATCATCGGCCGCTTAGTCAGCTAATTAGATAGTTGCAGAGCGTAAATCAGACATCGGCCACAGGCGCTCTTTTAAGTCCGTCGTGGTCGCAGCGGTCACAAGATCTTTGGGAATCTCTTGAACAATGCATTGCCGTACTTCCTTACTTAATAGTCCTCGTAAGCGACCGAGGCACTGGGGCTCGGCAATAAGTACGAGTTCTTCAAACAAGTGCTGCTGGCAAGAATCGTACAAGAATTGCGAAACCTGTTTGGCAAACTCTTGGGCGACGTGTTCCGTCGGAGAATCAATCTTCTCACGCCCCATTCCGTGAGTGGTAAAGCCAGAAACAAAGCTTCCAGGCTTATCAGCGTTGATATCCTGCGCTTTTAATCGGCCTCGAGGATTCGACAGTTTTGTGACGAATTGCACATCTGCGGAGCGGTTGTTTCCATGTTCAAAAATCTTAGCTTCAGAACGGTTGACGACACAAATCCAAGTTTTCATGTTCATCCTCTCTGCTGTAAGTTTGAGGGCCTTCTTTCATTGTAGTGAACTTGGGAATTTTTCCCCACATGACTCCTCACACTGGACTGTCAAATGACTTTTTGTGTTCCTTGTCGGTTGAGAGGATAATGGACACATGATTGAAAAGATGACACACGATGATCTTTTACGTCTTACATCCGTCCAGGATGGTCCCTGTATCTCCATTTACATTCCGGCGATGCCGTCGAAAACTTTGCAAATGGAATACGAGGCACTGGTCCGTCGTGCCGTGCATCTGCTTTCTTACGACCAAAGAAAAGAACGACACCAAGAACTTCTCGACGCTCTTTATAACTTTAATCCGGCTGAATTTTTGGAATCTGAAAAAGAAGGTCTGGCGATCTTTGTTAATAAGCATTGGACCGGGTACTACGTCGCAGGTCACGAGTTGCCTTCGAAAGTCGTCGTGGCGGAATCCTTCCACTTAAAACCTCTGATCGAGGATTTGCAAGGACACAACACCTATCACGCCTTGGTATTAACGCCGTCTGAAGCGGTGCTTTTCAGTTGCGACGGCAGCCGGGGCAGCGAGATCCACACCTTCCTTTATCATCATGGCCAGCACAGCAATAGCATGCACTGGAAATATCAGGATGAAACTGAAACCTTCCAAATACCGCATTTAAAATCTCATTCGCGTGGTCGCGGTACTCAGGACAATCACCTCAAGAAAAAATCCAGCGGGAAATTATTCTTGAAATGGATTGAATCGAAAATCTCTAAAGAGACCGGTTATAAAACTTTACCTCTGTTCGTATTTACTAGCGATATTATATTTCACGCTTACAAAGAAGTGTCGGCTCACGCGGAGCCTGTTTTGTGTAAAGTGGACCCGACGAAGGGAATTCCTCGTATCGAGGCCATCACTCACCAAGCGAATTTACATATCCAAAAGAATCAGTCCCAACAGCGCAATGTTTCGACGATGGACATTGATGAGATGGCCCGTCAAAAAAGGGTTATCGATGATTTGGTGAAAATCTCACGCGCCGCTTTAGGTGGAAAAGTACGAACTCTTTTCATTCGCGATAACAGTGAGATCTGGGGGCAGTTGCATCGAGGCAGCGCGGAAATCACTTTCCATGAAAAACAGCAGGATGCCAAAGACGATGATATTCTTGATGACATCGCCTGTGAAGTCATCCGCCACGGAGGAGAAGTCATTGTCCTTAATGATAAGGACATGCCGACATCTTCACCGGCTGCGGCGATTCTCAATCTTCAGTAATTATTTCGATTGAAGGCTCTGGTAAATAAGTCCTTGTCCTAAAGACGCTTGCACCGTCTCGACTTTTGAAATCTTTAAGGCCTGCATGTATCCCAAAACCAAAGCTAAGTTAGACACATCCGAAATTTTATAATCGCCCTCAAGCTGGCTGTCGTTCAGTTGAGCGCGTTTATTTAAAGCCTCCCCAAGCTGGCCAGACGTAAACTCGTGGGCGCCGGAATGAGCCTGTCTTTGTACGGACGCTGACAACACGCCGCCTACGCCAATCCAACGAGCCTTCGATGCGATCTCTTTAAAGTACTTCGGAACGTTCAAGTATGCGTGATTCTTGGCTAGCTGCAAAGCGGCTTCTTTTTGCATTCCCAGGGGATTCGGCGAAGACACCTCTGCAGGATTTTTAAACTGCAGAACTTGCAAAATTTTATTCTTAAAAGTCACCGAAGCCAGGTCACCTTGATAGATGTGAACCTTGCCGTGATCGCGAGAATACATCTGCATAGATCCACCACCGATGTCCCATACAACCATAAGCTCTGTCGGTTCTATCTTCTTTTGTGCCAGGGCCGACCAATACCCGAGTTCTGCCTCGCGCTCTTGAGAAATAACTTGCACCGGAATACCGATTTCTTCCGAAATCTTTTCTGCTGTCGTCTTCCCGTTTTTAGCGACTCGGAATACAGAAGTGGCCACGCCTTCAATGCGCGTGACTTGAAGCTCTTTCATTTTTGCGACGAAGTTTTTAATTTTTGGATAGGCGGCTTGAACTGTCGCTGCTGGAATTTCTTTTGTAGAAGATTTTTCCAGAGCCTCATTTAAAGCTAAAGGCAAACGGTCTTCATACAGCACAGAGACGATTTTCTTCGCACAAATATCAACTACCGCCGCGAAGGCCTTTGTCGTTCCCGATCCAAAATCAAGAGCACCCCTTCTTTCTTCACAATTGTTTGCAAAAGCGAAACTGGCACTGAAGAAAAGGCTTAAAATGAGGATTGATTTTTTCATGGCTCGTTGCTCCATGCCTCTGTGCGCTCTAAATAATGGTTTTCCTGCTGGAACATTTTTTCTAAATCATCACGAGCCTGCTTAGAACGAGAGACCATTTCATCCGGGTTGTCACGACGACGGTGAAGCTCTTCCAACATTTGATTGTTGTGGTCCCGGAAAATATTCGCAGCGATCACACTTTGGTACGCCGGCCATCCCAGAGCTCTTAACACGGAAGATCCCATACGCAACGAAGATTCGTAAAGCTCGCGTTCAAAGTTAAAGACGTCGCGATCCATCAAGCGGTACACGTGATCAACATTGCGGGCACGAGCAAAGATTTTTAAATGCGGAAAGGCCTCGCGCGCTGAATCGATCAGCTTCAGCCCGTCATCCATGTCATCAATGGCGACAACCAGAATTTTTGCATGCTGAGCTCCCGCAGCTTCCAGAAGATCCATGCGTGTGGCATCTCCATAATAAACTTTAAATCCAAAACGACGAAGCATTTCAATCTGACTGGGCTCATGATCTAAGACCGTGGCCTTCACGCGATTGGCATAAAGAAGACGACCAATGATCTGACCAAAACGGCCAAAGCCTGCAATGATAACCGGACTGTGTTCGTCCTCGATCTTATCTTCTTCCATTGTCGAAGCACCGGCGACATAACGAAGATAGACTTTGTCGTAAAGAAGAACGGTTAAGGGAGTGAACAACATTGAAAGAGCGACTACGGCCGTCAAAGTTCCTACGGTATTCGTATCTAAGACCTTCAAACCTTGAGCCGCACCTAGTAACACAAATGCAAACTCCCCAATTTGAGAAAGAATAATGGCGAAGAAAGGGATCTGCGCTCGCGGCGTTTTAAATAAAAATGCCAATCCCGCGTGCACGGCTGTTTTAACTAGGAAGACTAGAAGAACCAACAGAATAAACTGCAAAGGGCTTTCAAGTATCTGCAGCAGATTGACACTCATACCCACAGAGATAAAGAAAAGACCCATCAATAAACCTTTGAAGGGTTCGATATCAGTTTCTAAAGCATGTCGATACTCGCTATCCGCTAAAAGGACCCCGGCCATAAAGGCACCTAAGGCCATCGAGATTCCCAATCTTTGCATCAGAAAAGACATCCCGATCACAAGAAACAGGGCAAAAGCCGTGAAGATCTCTCGTAAGTGCAAAGCTCCGATCCAACGCAAGAGATGACGGAGCAACAAGCGACCTAAAACAATAATGGTCGCTAGAACCATCACCACCTCTAAAACACTTGCCCACGGATTTCCGGTGGATTCAGAAGCTGCCGCATTCACAGTCAAAAGAGGAAGTATCGCAATCATCGGGATGACGGCGATATCTTGAAACAATAAAATAGAAAAAGCAGAAGAGCCTGAAGTTGTAGCTAAAAGCTTCTTTTCAGACAGGATCTGCAGACCGATCGCTGTCGATGAAAGCGCAAAGGCCATTCCGATGAGAATAGAGACAGCCGTGGTTTGCGCAAAAAAGAACTTCACGATCAAGCCAATCACAACGCTTACTGAAAGAACCTGCAAGCCGCCCAACCCAAAAATAGACACCCGCATGTCCCACAGTTTTTTGGGTTCAAGCTCAAGGCCAATCAGGAACATCAAAAGCACCACACCAAATTCGGAAATGTGCATGATGTCTTCG
It includes:
- a CDS encoding efflux RND transporter permease subunit gives rise to the protein MTLSDLSIRKPVFAWMLMFGLIVFGAISFMRMGVSELPDVDFPVISLSVRYEGAAPEVMEADVIDPIEDALISIQGVKNITSIARNSTADVTIEFDLEVNIDVAFQDVQAKMAQIQGALPQDMDPPTVMKINPEDFPIMWLSVSSNQMPLQDMMVYVNDQIRDRLTTVPGVGNLWMPGYLEPNLRVWVRNEDLHKYALSVSDVVTTLRNEHAEPPAGRAEYNKTEYSLRTLGEAKKLDQFHNILVNSRGGGPNYSPIPLERVADFKEGTVDVVQFARANGKFAVGLGVVKQRGSNAVSVAHAVKDRIVEIQKTLPEGMQIVVNYDGTKFVEESVHELVLTLILAAILTSLVCWLFLGSWSSTFNVLLAIPTSVLGSFIILYFAGFTLNIFTLMGLSLAIGIVVDDAIMVLENIIRHLEMGKKKKDAALVGAREITFAAMAASVSLVAIFLPIAFMEGLIGRFLFQFGVTMSAAVMISLLEALTLTPMRASQFVESGERTTKIGRTFEAGYQRLHDLYTRSLKVSLNHRWKVIFASLIFFVLSFGSVAFLKGEFQPAQDQSSLMIQISNPPKSAISFTDEKVKIIEDFLHKRNEVKSTFVAAGGFTGGEANNAIIFVDLKPKGERGKDPEKGKELSQQQFIEVVREYLNKTIPEAKPQVQDPSTQGFGGGGGKGFPVEFSIQGPNWNELGKYSETIVEELKNKKIMTDVSSDYQAGAPEIQVIPNRKKASDRGVSVIAIGEVLNAMMGGVVVGSYEKGGHRYDIRVKMAENGQAPHERIRQLKVRNNRGELVPIADVVDIKEASVASTISRKNRQRSIIIYGNMGPGLSQQQASDQAMAAARKILPQEYKVIISGSAEEFQQSFISLIFALIMGFVVAYMVLASQFNSFIDPITVFMALPFSFSGAFLALLIGGQSLNIFSMIGLILLMGIVKKNSILLVDFTNQRRDTEHVSVHQALIEACPTRLRPILMTSFATIAGAVPAALSLGPGAEARQPMAIAVIGGVFVSTFLTLYVVPCVYSLFARWDRREKHRDEVEA
- a CDS encoding baeRF12 domain-containing protein — protein: MKTWICVVNRSEAKIFEHGNNRSADVQFVTKLSNPRGRLKAQDINADKPGSFVSGFTTHGMGREKIDSPTEHVAQEFAKQVSQFLYDSCQQHLFEELVLIAEPQCLGRLRGLLSKEVRQCIVQEIPKDLVTAATTTDLKERLWPMSDLRSATI
- a CDS encoding DUF4142 domain-containing protein, whose protein sequence is MNTKQCVSALLLATSFTFATAHAATYTDGEIMEIMKVANEAEIDAGDVAEDKAKNSEVKDFAKHMMDEHKKNKKEGKSVSKDSKIKMKSSAKSKEMEKDAKNKLSGLKKMKDENFDKTYITQQIEMHQTLLTELDSSLIPSAQDPKLKTFLEETKTHVQEHLTKAQEIQQKMAPTNQTM
- a CDS encoding TolC family protein, which codes for MSKHALLSLIIPFLTISPAFSATLQEAYQSALQKNETVGLQNAKVTQAKERVSQLRGGLYPQISAKATYFMQPEAKDPLAQEIFPDRQTTVALSANQVLFRGLREFAGIRQQKDLLESQEEARNQALLQLYQDVANSYLNILTLEQDLKNLEVQIKLYDERVSELSGRVRRGESNSSEVLTAQSSQAGLKAESQIVSGNLKMARELFAFITGLPANETLTDPALTKNKSINSLDYYLKRIEERYDVKSARELYTAAEEEVKIAKGGHWPSLDVAGNYYLKRPEGFSEDLKWDVQFTLTLPIFEGGTTQAKVREAASRRIEADLTLTRLRRQADQEIRAYYENYQSRLNQVAALEKATSLSEKNYQVLQRDYRRGLSRNVDVQIALTDFRVASRALDQARFAAQSELVRLQIAAAEMIAPAVKED
- the kefC gene encoding glutathione-regulated potassium-efflux system protein KefC, translating into MESGLFYILVFLVSALICVPICKRLGLGSVLGYLLAGMIIGPYGLKVIAGVEDIMHISEFGVVLLMFLIGLELEPKKLWDMRVSIFGLGGLQVLSVSVVIGLIVKFFFAQTTAVSILIGMAFALSSTAIGLQILSEKKLLATTSGSSAFSILLFQDIAVIPMIAILPLLTVNAAASESTGNPWASVLEVVMVLATIIVLGRLLLRHLLRWIGALHLREIFTAFALFLVIGMSFLMQRLGISMALGAFMAGVLLADSEYRHALETDIEPFKGLLMGLFFISVGMSVNLLQILESPLQFILLVLLVFLVKTAVHAGLAFLFKTPRAQIPFFAIILSQIGEFAFVLLGAAQGLKVLDTNTVGTLTAVVALSMLFTPLTVLLYDKVYLRYVAGASTMEEDKIEDEHSPVIIAGFGRFGQIIGRLLYANRVKATVLDHEPSQIEMLRRFGFKVYYGDATRMDLLEAAGAQHAKILVVAIDDMDDGLKLIDSAREAFPHLKIFARARNVDHVYRLMDRDVFNFERELYESSLRMGSSVLRALGWPAYQSVIAANIFRDHNNQMLEELHRRRDNPDEMVSRSKQARDDLEKMFQQENHYLERTEAWSNEP
- a CDS encoding Ppx/GppA phosphatase family protein → MKKSILILSLFFSASFAFANNCEERRGALDFGSGTTKAFAAVVDICAKKIVSVLYEDRLPLALNEALEKSSTKEIPAATVQAAYPKIKNFVAKMKELQVTRIEGVATSVFRVAKNGKTTAEKISEEIGIPVQVISQEREAELGYWSALAQKKIEPTELMVVWDIGGGSMQMYSRDHGKVHIYQGDLASVTFKNKILQVLQFKNPAEVSSPNPLGMQKEAALQLAKNHAYLNVPKYFKEIASKARWIGVGGVLSASVQRQAHSGAHEFTSGQLGEALNKRAQLNDSQLEGDYKISDVSNLALVLGYMQALKISKVETVQASLGQGLIYQSLQSK
- a CDS encoding baeRF3 domain-containing protein, yielding MIEKMTHDDLLRLTSVQDGPCISIYIPAMPSKTLQMEYEALVRRAVHLLSYDQRKERHQELLDALYNFNPAEFLESEKEGLAIFVNKHWTGYYVAGHELPSKVVVAESFHLKPLIEDLQGHNTYHALVLTPSEAVLFSCDGSRGSEIHTFLYHHGQHSNSMHWKYQDETETFQIPHLKSHSRGRGTQDNHLKKKSSGKLFLKWIESKISKETGYKTLPLFVFTSDIIFHAYKEVSAHAEPVLCKVDPTKGIPRIEAITHQANLHIQKNQSQQRNVSTMDIDEMARQKRVIDDLVKISRAALGGKVRTLFIRDNSEIWGQLHRGSAEITFHEKQQDAKDDDILDDIACEVIRHGGEVIVLNDKDMPTSSPAAAILNLQ
- a CDS encoding carbonic anhydrase, with amino-acid sequence MLKKEIARLLTGFRQFKEKFYAGEDSVYSKLQNVQNPKTLIIGCSDSRVDPAILSSAGPGELFVVRNVANLVPPCDPDGGRHGVSAAIEFAVVNLRVETVIILGHSQCGGIRALLNPENIIAGGFLHQWVKIAEPAKKRAIALASSDDSVPLWRLCEHESIRTSLENLKSFPFVAEAIETRGLTLLGIYFDIEKGELLEFNEKTESFTPIPY